In Mangrovivirga cuniculi, the following proteins share a genomic window:
- a CDS encoding mechanosensitive ion channel family protein yields MKISIQYQFVIILLLFLGTNMISAQEDEKDDKFLNLSTPQNTVKTHLKNLQPESYYPKVAAAVFNPDNHSKEERADLAIKLKQVLDGEGIIIDLEAIPNNPDYADSAANNQNLYKLTNSLPRIKLAKVGEKWYYSENTADIVNELHRDTYPFGTAQLLNILPKTSNKKYLGLYLWQIIGLAILILAAVIIHNLFTFLLRKVITATLLKAGYKDIAKGFVKPIASPAAWFLVVFLMSVFVRVLQLPIDFAHYTILILKALVPFFATIIVYRLVDVLGLYMHRMAEKTQSTLDDQLVPLVSKTLKIFVVLIGVIFILSSLEINVIPILTGLSIGGLAFALAAQDTLKNFFGSIMIFLDRPFQIGDWITAGSDIDGTIEEVGFRSTRIRTFRNSVTSVPNGKLADMTVDNHGLRVYRRFYTKLAITYDTPPDVIEAFVDGLRKLTTDHPDTRKDNYHIYLNEFGGSALEIMYYVFFRVPDWGGELKARHELMIRIIELSEELGVRFAFPTQTLHMETFPEKESLTPEYTETPEQLKEKLAAFYSKKGLN; encoded by the coding sequence ATGAAAATTTCAATACAATACCAATTTGTAATCATCCTGTTATTGTTTCTGGGGACTAATATGATCTCCGCCCAGGAAGATGAAAAAGACGATAAGTTTCTGAATCTGTCTACACCTCAGAATACAGTTAAAACTCATTTAAAAAACCTTCAACCCGAATCGTACTATCCAAAGGTTGCGGCAGCGGTTTTTAATCCTGACAATCACTCGAAAGAAGAAAGAGCAGATTTGGCTATCAAGCTTAAACAGGTGTTGGATGGAGAAGGTATAATAATTGATTTGGAGGCGATTCCTAATAACCCTGACTATGCGGATTCTGCAGCCAATAATCAAAATTTATATAAGCTGACAAATTCCCTGCCCAGAATCAAACTGGCTAAGGTGGGAGAGAAATGGTATTATTCGGAAAATACCGCTGACATTGTCAATGAATTACATCGGGATACTTATCCGTTTGGGACTGCACAATTACTAAATATTCTTCCTAAAACAAGCAATAAGAAATATCTCGGATTGTATTTATGGCAAATTATTGGGCTGGCTATTCTCATTTTGGCTGCAGTCATTATTCATAATTTGTTTACCTTTTTATTAAGAAAGGTAATTACAGCCACATTATTAAAAGCGGGTTATAAAGATATAGCCAAAGGATTTGTAAAACCAATTGCAAGCCCTGCTGCATGGTTTCTCGTAGTCTTTCTAATGAGCGTGTTTGTTAGGGTACTCCAGTTGCCAATCGATTTTGCTCATTATACAATCTTGATCCTGAAAGCTTTAGTGCCATTTTTTGCTACTATTATAGTTTACAGGTTGGTGGACGTACTTGGTCTTTACATGCATCGAATGGCAGAAAAAACCCAGTCAACTTTAGATGATCAATTAGTACCACTGGTCAGTAAAACTTTAAAGATTTTTGTAGTATTGATCGGGGTAATTTTCATCTTAAGTAGTCTTGAGATCAATGTTATACCAATACTGACCGGATTGTCTATCGGTGGTCTGGCATTTGCTTTGGCAGCACAGGATACGCTCAAAAACTTCTTTGGTAGTATTATGATCTTTCTTGACCGGCCTTTTCAGATTGGAGACTGGATCACCGCGGGAAGTGATATTGATGGAACCATAGAGGAAGTGGGGTTCAGATCGACGCGAATCAGGACCTTCAGAAACTCAGTTACCTCAGTACCTAATGGTAAGCTGGCTGATATGACTGTCGATAATCATGGACTTAGGGTATACAGAAGGTTTTACACCAAACTTGCCATTACTTACGATACTCCACCGGATGTGATCGAAGCTTTTGTCGATGGATTAAGAAAATTAACTACAGATCATCCTGATACCAGAAAAGATAATTATCACATTTATCTGAATGAATTTGGAGGCTCAGCTCTTGAAATTATGTATTATGTGTTTTTCAGAGTACCGGATTGGGGTGGGGAGTTAAAAGCCCGTCATGAACTGATGATCCGGATAATCGAACTATCAGAAGAATTAGGAGTGAGGTTTGCATTTCCTACTCAGACTCTTCATATGGAAACTTTTCCGGAAAAAGAAAGTCTTACTCCGGAATACACAGAAACTCCTGAGCAGTTAAAGGAAAAACTTGCTGCTTTTTACTCTAAGAAAGGATTAAATTAA
- a CDS encoding bestrophin family protein — protein sequence MSKVTVYLDQLKSEYDSRPLIKFKWSMLMKLMPKLILVVLCASLIAYLTLDVKILSTKVGISFAGFLTAAMGILLVFRNNTAYDRWWEGRKIWGTLVNTSRHMAMLIKELFKNNPNRLEDFAGLLSAFPHVLKDHLRNKDDEEAYNFLSEEEFAFVKKMDHKPNALIMLMQQRFREAFASGEITDYQYIKLTDQGGLLTDYLGKCERIKNTPIASGHQVLVTSIVWLYLLSLPFGLVESMGWYSVFVVFFIAYLLLSMVEVSLEIEDPFGTDANDLPTDKLADMIAINVGEILLGKD from the coding sequence ATGAGTAAAGTAACTGTCTACCTCGATCAACTTAAGAGTGAATATGATTCACGTCCGTTAATCAAATTTAAATGGTCAATGTTGATGAAACTGATGCCCAAGCTAATTCTTGTGGTATTGTGTGCATCGTTAATCGCCTATCTTACCCTTGATGTAAAAATACTCTCTACGAAAGTGGGAATCTCTTTTGCTGGGTTTTTAACTGCTGCAATGGGTATTCTTTTAGTATTTAGAAATAATACAGCTTACGATCGCTGGTGGGAAGGACGTAAAATCTGGGGTACTCTTGTTAATACCTCAAGGCATATGGCCATGTTGATTAAAGAGCTGTTTAAAAATAACCCTAACAGGCTTGAAGATTTTGCAGGTTTGCTTTCTGCATTTCCTCATGTTTTAAAAGATCACCTAAGGAATAAGGATGATGAAGAGGCATATAATTTTCTTTCAGAGGAAGAGTTTGCCTTTGTGAAAAAAATGGATCATAAACCTAATGCATTGATTATGCTCATGCAACAAAGGTTTCGGGAAGCTTTTGCATCAGGTGAAATTACAGATTATCAGTATATCAAGCTGACAGATCAGGGTGGTTTATTAACAGACTACCTCGGTAAATGTGAAAGGATCAAAAACACTCCTATAGCTTCAGGCCATCAGGTTCTTGTTACTTCGATTGTCTGGCTTTATTTATTATCCCTGCCATTTGGACTGGTAGAATCAATGGGCTGGTATTCGGTATTCGTAGTATTTTTCATAGCTTATTTACTTCTTTCTATGGTAGAGGTCAGTTTAGAGATAGAAGATCCGTTTGGTACAGACGCTAATGATCTGCCTACTGATAAGCTGGCTGATATGATCGCGATCAATGTTGGTGAAATCTTGCTTGGAAAAGATTGA
- a CDS encoding VOC family protein, translated as MAKVTGIGGVFFKSPDPEKLKKWYKEHLGIDYDQYGRVFKWQDGQPDGKGSTTWCPFVGNTKYFSPSDHDYMINYRVDDLIELLGELDKKGIKQVGEMEDYPYGKFAWIMDPEGRKIELWEPIDDQL; from the coding sequence ATGGCCAAGGTAACAGGAATAGGAGGGGTGTTTTTTAAGTCCCCGGATCCCGAGAAGTTAAAAAAATGGTACAAAGAACATTTAGGTATCGATTATGATCAGTATGGTCGGGTATTTAAATGGCAAGACGGACAACCGGATGGAAAAGGCTCGACTACCTGGTGCCCGTTTGTTGGTAATACGAAATATTTTAGTCCGTCAGATCATGATTATATGATCAACTATCGGGTGGATGATCTGATCGAATTGCTTGGTGAACTGGATAAAAAAGGAATTAAGCAGGTCGGGGAGATGGAAGATTATCCTTATGGGAAATTTGCGTGGATCATGGATCCTGAGGGTAGGAAAATTGAACTTTGGGAGCCGATTGACGATCAATTATAG
- a CDS encoding ammonium transporter, giving the protein MAEIESLKEQQELNILTTNNTWMMLCTALVFIMHLGFAAVEAGFTQAKNTVNILFKNTLTPAIGLLTFAFFGFNLMYPAFADGPGWFDFSGFLLSDSSGLSYNSGYTYWTDFLFQGMFAATAATIVSGAVAERIKINAYFIFTVIFVGLIYPVIGSWKWGGGALDAMGFYDFAGSTLVHSVGGWGALAGVIIIGPRIGKYVDGKVVDKEGSSVPLATIGVFLLWLGWFGFNGGSVLSADPMATSVVLVNTSLAACAGALGGCFTGYFMFNRLDFGMVLNGVLAGLVGITAGADVMNITDSLIIGLISGTLVVFSAVFLDKLKLDDCVGAISVHLTCGVFGTLAVGIFGSMAGWSQFLTQLKGVAICGGAAFTSAFIIFFIMKKTFGIRVSAKHEVEGLDSHEHGIRGYTIVYND; this is encoded by the coding sequence ATGGCGGAAATTGAATCATTAAAAGAACAACAAGAATTAAATATATTAACTACTAATAATACCTGGATGATGCTGTGTACAGCCCTGGTGTTTATTATGCACCTCGGATTCGCAGCTGTAGAAGCAGGATTTACACAAGCTAAAAATACCGTTAATATCCTTTTCAAGAACACATTAACCCCCGCGATCGGCTTGTTAACTTTTGCTTTCTTCGGATTCAATCTTATGTATCCTGCATTTGCAGACGGACCGGGATGGTTTGACTTTTCAGGCTTCCTGTTAAGTGATTCTTCTGGCCTGAGTTATAATTCAGGATACACATATTGGACCGACTTTCTGTTTCAGGGAATGTTTGCCGCTACTGCTGCCACTATAGTTTCAGGTGCTGTGGCTGAACGAATTAAAATTAACGCCTATTTTATCTTTACCGTGATCTTTGTTGGGTTGATCTACCCTGTCATTGGTAGCTGGAAATGGGGTGGCGGAGCATTAGATGCGATGGGTTTTTATGATTTTGCCGGCTCAACACTTGTACATTCAGTGGGTGGCTGGGGAGCGCTTGCCGGAGTTATCATAATTGGCCCTCGTATCGGCAAATATGTTGATGGAAAAGTAGTCGATAAAGAAGGAAGTAGCGTGCCTCTTGCTACAATAGGAGTATTCTTATTATGGCTGGGTTGGTTTGGTTTTAATGGAGGATCGGTACTTTCTGCAGATCCGATGGCTACTTCAGTGGTATTAGTTAATACTAGTCTGGCAGCGTGTGCCGGAGCACTGGGTGGTTGCTTCACAGGCTATTTCATGTTTAATCGTCTTGATTTCGGAATGGTCCTTAATGGCGTTCTTGCAGGCCTGGTTGGCATTACAGCGGGAGCTGATGTAATGAATATAACTGATTCGCTTATTATTGGACTGATCAGTGGAACTCTCGTAGTTTTCTCTGCTGTGTTTTTAGATAAATTAAAACTTGACGATTGTGTCGGAGCTATTTCTGTACACCTCACCTGTGGTGTTTTTGGAACTTTGGCCGTTGGCATATTCGGCTCTATGGCTGGCTGGAGCCAGTTTTTAACACAATTAAAAGGTGTTGCAATATGTGGTGGTGCTGCCTTTACCTCAGCATTTATCATATTCTTTATAATGAAAAAGACATTTGGAATCCGTGTGTCAGCTAAACACGAAGTTGAAGGCCTGGACAGCCATGAACACGGAATCAGAGGATATACAATCGTTTACAACGACTAA
- a CDS encoding cystathionine gamma-synthase gives MTKLGTKAVHAGVEPDPATGAIMTPIYQTTTYVQDAPGEHKGYEYSRTQNPTRHALEKSIAVLENAKYGLCFSSGLGAIDAVVKMLKPGDEVISTNDLYGGSYRIFTKIFENFGIKFHFTDMNHVEKVKSLINDNTKLIWLETPTNPMMNIIDIKGVADLVKDKDILVAVDNTFATPILQSPIDLGADIVMHSATKYLGGHSDVVMGSLVVNDEDLAKQLAFIQNSSGAVPGPQDCFLVLRGIKTLHLRMERHCQNGEEIANWLAAHSTVKNVYWPGFEDHPNHDIAKLQMRGFGGMISFSLKEDTQEAAFEVLKKFKLFSLAESLGGVESLCGHPASMTHASIPREERLKVGLTDSLIRLSVGIEDSEDLIADLKQALEN, from the coding sequence ATGACTAAACTGGGAACGAAAGCAGTTCACGCAGGTGTAGAGCCAGATCCGGCAACTGGTGCGATAATGACACCGATATATCAAACAACAACTTATGTTCAGGATGCACCCGGAGAACATAAAGGTTATGAATATTCGAGAACTCAAAATCCAACAAGACATGCCCTGGAAAAAAGCATTGCAGTTCTTGAGAATGCAAAGTATGGATTGTGTTTCTCTTCAGGTCTTGGCGCTATCGATGCAGTAGTCAAAATGCTTAAACCTGGAGATGAGGTTATCAGTACCAACGATCTCTATGGCGGATCTTACCGCATATTTACAAAGATTTTTGAAAACTTTGGAATAAAATTTCATTTCACTGATATGAATCATGTGGAAAAGGTGAAAAGCCTGATCAATGACAACACTAAATTGATCTGGCTGGAAACACCAACCAACCCCATGATGAATATAATTGATATTAAGGGAGTAGCTGATCTGGTCAAAGATAAAGACATCCTTGTGGCTGTTGATAATACGTTTGCCACACCAATACTTCAATCTCCAATAGATCTGGGAGCTGATATTGTAATGCATTCGGCTACCAAATATCTCGGAGGTCATAGCGATGTGGTTATGGGATCTTTAGTGGTAAATGATGAAGACCTGGCAAAGCAGCTTGCTTTTATTCAAAATTCAAGTGGTGCTGTTCCTGGTCCACAGGATTGCTTTTTGGTTTTGAGAGGGATTAAAACACTCCATTTAAGAATGGAGCGCCACTGTCAGAATGGAGAAGAAATTGCCAATTGGCTGGCTGCTCATTCTACTGTTAAAAATGTATACTGGCCGGGCTTTGAGGATCATCCGAACCACGATATCGCAAAGCTTCAGATGAGAGGGTTTGGTGGTATGATTTCTTTTTCCTTGAAGGAAGATACACAAGAGGCTGCTTTCGAAGTACTTAAAAAATTTAAGCTTTTTAGTCTCGCCGAATCTCTTGGAGGTGTGGAGTCTCTTTGTGGGCATCCGGCTTCGATGACTCATGCATCTATTCCTCGAGAAGAGAGGTTAAAAGTTGGTCTTACTGACTCATTGATTAGGTTAAGTGTTGGAATTGAGGATTCAGAGGATTTAATTGCAGACCTTAAACAAGCATTGGAAAATTAA
- a CDS encoding TVP38/TMEM64 family protein, giving the protein MLGTRTFIRNVISTFWGAWQFVGPLICSSTLLGYLVVNNVTSVPAGLLETTIYFFIAAIVMGLALLPTTLTAAIWGFYLPWHTFPFLIAAYMLGALIGYLISLNIEDRWLYTIINKNSKRRRVFETLRRKSLKTVIAVRLSPVLPFAVMNLLMAASAVHIKRFMYGSLIGMLPRTVLAFLTGASASSIYSIIESKKPLPVETAVWITLFFISTIWIGLMIRKAIKN; this is encoded by the coding sequence ATGTTAGGTACCAGGACATTCATTCGCAACGTTATTTCTACATTTTGGGGAGCATGGCAGTTTGTTGGCCCGCTGATCTGCAGCTCTACCTTGCTTGGCTACCTTGTTGTCAATAATGTCACCTCAGTTCCTGCAGGTTTATTGGAAACTACCATCTATTTTTTTATTGCTGCTATTGTTATGGGGCTTGCTCTTCTCCCAACAACACTTACTGCCGCTATTTGGGGATTTTACCTTCCCTGGCATACTTTCCCTTTTCTTATCGCGGCCTACATGCTGGGAGCTTTAATAGGATATTTAATTTCACTTAATATTGAAGACCGATGGCTATATACCATTATTAATAAAAACTCAAAAAGAAGAAGAGTCTTTGAAACCCTAAGAAGAAAAAGCCTGAAAACTGTCATTGCTGTCAGGCTGTCCCCGGTTTTACCTTTTGCCGTGATGAATCTATTAATGGCTGCTTCGGCAGTGCATATTAAGCGTTTCATGTATGGCAGCCTGATCGGAATGTTGCCTCGAACTGTTTTAGCTTTTCTTACCGGAGCATCAGCCTCCTCGATCTATTCTATAATAGAATCAAAAAAACCGCTGCCTGTGGAGACAGCGGTATGGATTACTTTATTTTTTATATCTACAATTTGGATCGGATTAATGATCCGCAAAGCAATCAAAAATTAA